A single Clavibacter nebraskensis NCPPB 2581 DNA region contains:
- a CDS encoding iron chaperone, whose protein sequence is MTDSGFSKDEREAMKQRARELREEAKAQKAADKQAAALQGVLHAFAAMPPEERAIAEWLHGIVLEHAPDLAPKTWYGFPAYADADGKPVVFFQPGSKFGTRYSTLGFQDPAQLDEGTMWPTSYALTAVDPANAERVVELVRRAVGG, encoded by the coding sequence ATGACCGACAGCGGTTTCTCGAAGGACGAGCGCGAGGCGATGAAGCAGCGTGCCCGCGAGCTGCGCGAGGAGGCCAAGGCCCAGAAGGCCGCCGACAAGCAGGCCGCCGCGCTGCAGGGCGTGCTCCACGCGTTCGCCGCGATGCCGCCGGAGGAGCGCGCGATCGCCGAGTGGCTGCACGGCATCGTGCTCGAGCACGCGCCCGACCTCGCGCCCAAGACCTGGTACGGCTTCCCGGCCTACGCCGACGCCGACGGCAAGCCCGTCGTGTTCTTCCAGCCGGGCTCGAAGTTCGGGACCCGGTACTCGACGCTCGGCTTCCAGGATCCGGCGCAGCTCGACGAGGGCACCATGTGGCCGACGTCGTACGCGCTGACCGCGGTGGATCCCGCGAACGCGGAGCGCGTCGTGGAGCTGGTGCGGCGGGCCGTCGGCGGCTGA